CTGGGCGCGTGCAGTGTAATGGTGTTGTAGCTGAGTTAGGGCAAAAAGCCGATCCAGAAACTGACGCGATCGCAGTCGATGGCAAGCCGATTCAGCTGCTGCATCGCCCGAATTCGGTATATCTTTTACTCAATAAACCAATTGGAGTAGTTTCGACGCGCTTTGATCCCCAGGGGCGACCCACTATTATGCATCTACTACCACCAGAATTGCGAGAAGGTCAGGGAATTCACCCAGTTGGTCGTCTGGATGCAGACTCCACAGGAGCATTACTGCTGACAAACGACGGAGAACTGACATTTAAACTCACTCATCCTCGCCACAGCGTTCCCAAGACTTATCATGTTGGAGTGCAGGGGCATCCGCCAGAAGCAGTGCTGAAACAATGGCGTCAAGGCGTTGTCTTAGAGGGGAGAAAAACAAGACCAGCTCAAGTGCGTGTCATCTTGCGGGATGCTACCCAAACCTGCTTGGAAGTCATTCTGAAAGAAGGGAGAAATCGGCAGATTCGACGCACTGCGGAGTTACTAGGGTATCCCGTAACTTACCTGCATCGCACTGCCATTGGTTCAATTCAGCTACAACCACCAGGAGGTGTCCCATTAGCTCAAGGGCATTATCGTTATCTTAAAGATTGTGAACTCCGCTTTTTGCAAGACCAAATTAAACTCATACCGACGGAGCTAGGTGGAGTCAAGGAGTGGAATAAATAGAGTATGAAGTGGTTGAGAAACAACAATAAGCGTGAGTTTATCCATCCGCAGGAGCAACTAAGAGCGGAAAAGCTAGCACACATAGGAATTGAACTGCGCCTAAAGCGGCAAGAAAAAGGTTTATCCCTAGAGCAAGTGGCAGCAAAAACGCGGATTCGGCGGCGTTTAT
This window of the Chroococcidiopsis sp. CCMEE 29 genome carries:
- a CDS encoding pseudouridine synthase, whose protein sequence is MEERLQKILSQWGVASRRQAEAMILAGRVQCNGVVAELGQKADPETDAIAVDGKPIQLLHRPNSVYLLLNKPIGVVSTRFDPQGRPTIMHLLPPELREGQGIHPVGRLDADSTGALLLTNDGELTFKLTHPRHSVPKTYHVGVQGHPPEAVLKQWRQGVVLEGRKTRPAQVRVILRDATQTCLEVILKEGRNRQIRRTAELLGYPVTYLHRTAIGSIQLQPPGGVPLAQGHYRYLKDCELRFLQDQIKLIPTELGGVKEWNK